The DNA window CACCGTGAACGATGTCGCGCCCGACAACACCTCGACCGTACTCAGCGCCGGCCAGCTCACCGCATCGATGCGCGCCGTTGTCGATTCGAAGAGCGCCCGCTCGGCGAATGGTGATTACACCGCCCCGTACAACCCGATCACCCTGGACACCCTGCTGCCCGTTGTGCCGGGCAAGCCCGTCGCCCTCGATGTCGCGGTCATCCCGACGCAGGCCGTGCTGCAGCCCGGCCATCGGCTCCGCGTGGACGTCTTCGCCGGAAACGCGCCGAAGGCATTGGCTTTCCGGCCCATGCTCAACAACACCGAACTCAAACCGCAGTATCTGCTGCTCGATCCGACCGTCCCGAGCTTCGTCAACCTGCCCACCAACCGGCCCATCGACTGACCCTCGATCCACGGCCCGAAAGATCCGGTCGGTCGAATTGTTGCCGAAAGTCTTGACGCGGGCGGGCTCCGGGAGTTATTCTATTTACGGGAAGCAATTTGGCGGGGTTTTGGCGTGGGCGAAAGATTTGCCTTTCTGCACTCGACATTCAGCGAGTATGCGTGTAATTTCGGACGTTGCGCTGGCTGCCTCCCGTCCACCTCGCGAACCGATCGTTGGCAAACATCATCGATGACGTGATGTTTCTTCGTGCGTACGCGAGTTTCGCTCGAGTGGGTATCCAGGGCGAAATTCGTCAGTAGACAAGCGATGATCGCGCGATGCCGCGATCCGCGTGAGGGGAAGGACGCACCTTGTCGGTCTCGAGCCAGACGGTCGCCAACAAAAACCAGGTAGTCGCCGGTGTACCCGGCGCGCCGAAGCGGATTTCGTTCGCCAAGATTCGGGAACCGCTGGAAGTGCCGGGTTTGCTCGATGTGCAAACCGATTCGTTCGAATGGTTGATCGGCGCGCCGGAATGGCGGACCCGCGCCGCCGCGCGCGGCCAGGACAACTCGAGCGGTGGCCTGGAGGAGGTGCTCGAGGAGCTGTCGCCGATCGAGGATTTCTCGGGCTCGATGTCGCTGTCTTTCTCGGATCCTCGTTTCGAGGAGGTCAAGGCCTCCATCGACGAGTGCAAAGACAAAGATATGACCTACGCGGCGCCGTTGTTCGTCACCGCTGAGTTCATCAACAACAACACCGGTGAGATCAAGAGCCAGACGGTCTTCATGGGTGATTTCCCGATGATGACCGATAAGGGCACATTCATCATCAATGGCACCGAGCGCGTCGTTGTTTCGCAGCTGGTGCGTTCGCCGGGTGTGTACTTCGGTCACAGCGTCGACAAGGCCACGGAGAAGAATCTGCACAGTGTGCGGGTCATTCCGTCGCGCGGGGCTTGGCTGGAGTTCGATATCGACAAGCGCGACACCGTCGGTGTGCGTATCGACCGCAAGCGACGCCAGCCCGTGACGGTCTTCCTGAAGGCGCTCGGCTGGAGCGCCGAGCAGATCACAGAACGTTTCGGGTTCTCCGAAGTCATGATGTCGACGCTGGAGAAGGACAACACCGTCGGCACTGACGACGCACTGCTCGACATCCATCGCAAGCTGCGTCCGGGTGAGCCGCCGACCAAGGAGTCCGCGCAGGCACTGTTGGAGAACCTGTTCTTCAAGGAGAAGCGCTACGACCTGGCGCGTGTCGGTCGCTACAAGATGAACAAAAAGCTCGGCATCGGTACCACGTCGGCAACAGTGTTGACCGAAGAGGATCTGATCGCCACCCTCGAGTACCTCCTCCGCCTGCACGCGCGCGACAAGACCATGACGGTGCCCGGCGGTGTCGAAGTTCCGGTCGACGTCGATGACATCGACCACTTCGGCAACCGTCGCCTGCGTGTCGTCGGCGAGCTGATCCAGAACCAGATCCGGATCGGCCTGTCTCGCATGGAGCGCGTGGTCCGCGAGCGGATGACCACTCAGGACGTCGAGGCGATCACGCCGCAGACCCTGATCAATATCCGCCCGGTCACCGCCGCGATCAAGGAGTTCTTCGGAACCTCGCAGCAGTCGGTGTTCATGGACCAGAACAACCCGCTCTCGGGTCTGACCAACAAGCGTCGTCTCTCGGCGCTGGGCCCGGGTGGTCTGTCCCGTGAGCGGGCCAGCCTCGAGGTGCGCGACGTGCACCACAGCCACTACGGCCGCATGTGCCCGATCGAGACTCCGGAAGGCCCGAATATCGGCCTGATCGGCTATCTCTCGGTGTACGCGCGAGTCAATCCGTTCGGCTTCATCGAGACGCCGTACCGAAAGGTCGTCGGCGGCAAGGTTACCGACGATGTGGACTACCTCACCGCGGATGAAGAGGAGCGGTTCGTCCGCGCGCAGGCCAACTCGCTGGTCGGGGTGGACGGACAGCTCCTGGAGGACAAGATCCTCGTACGACGATTCGGCGAAGAGGTCGAGTCCGTCTCGCCCGCCGAGGTCGACTACATGGATGTCTCCCCGCGGCAGATGGTTTCGGTCGCGACCGCGATGATCCCGTTCCTCGAACACGACGACGCCAACCGCGCCCTGATGGGTGCGAACATGCAGCGCCAGGCCGTGCCGCTGATCCGTTCCGAGGCCCCGATCGTGGGCACCGGTATGGAGCTGCGCGCCGCGGTCGACTCGGGTGATGTCGTCGTCAGTGCGAAAGGCGGTGTGGTCGAGGAGGTCTCGGCCGACTACATCACCGTGATGGCCGACGACGGCACCCGCAAGAGCTACCGACTCCGTAAATTCGCCCGCTCGAACCAGGGCAACTGCGTCAACCAGCGCCCGATCGTGGACGAGGGGCAAACCGTGGCGGCCGGGCAGGTTCTCGCCGATGGTCCGTGCACCGAGAACGGTGAGATGGCGCTGGGCAAGAACCTGCTCGTCGCGATCATGCCGTGGGAGGGCCACAACTACGAGGACGCGATCATCCTGTCGCAGCGCCTCGTGGAAGAGGACGTCCTGACCTCGATCCACATCGAGGAGCACGAAATCGACGCCCGCGACACCAAACTCGGTGCCGAGGAGATAACCCGCGACATTCCCAATGTCTCCGACGAGGTCCTGGCCGATCTCGATGAGCGCGGCATCGTGCGTATCGGCGCCGAGGTGCGCCATGGCGACATCCTGGTCGGCAAGGTCACGCCCAAGGGGGAGACCGAGCTGACCCCGGAGGAGCGGTTGCTGCGCGCGATCTTCGGTGAGAAGGCGCGCGAAGTCCGCGACACCTCGCTGAAGGTGCCACATGGTCAGTCCGGCAAGGTGATCGGTATTCGGGTGTTCTCGCGTGAGGACGACGACGATCTGCCTCCGGGTGTGAATGAGCTGGTGCGCGTGTACGTGGCGCAGAAGCGCAAGATCCAGGACGGCGACAAGCTCGCCGGTCGCCACGGCAACAAGGGTGTTATCGGCAAGATCCTCGCGACCGAGGACATGCCGTTCATGCCCGATGGCACTCCGGTGGACATCATCCTGAACACCCATGGTGTGCCGCGTCGTATGAACATCGGCCAGATCTTGGAGACCCACCTCGGGTGGATCGGCAAGGCGGGCTGGGAGATTCAGGGCACACCGGATTGGGCGCGGGCACTGCCCGCGCAAATGCAAGCCGTGCCTGCGAACAGCAATCTCGCCACCCCGGTCTTCGACGGCGCGCGCGAGGAAGAACTCGCCGGTCTGCTCGGATGCACCCTGCCGAACCGCGACGGCGAGGTGATGGTCGGTGCGGACGGCAAGTCGACGCTGTTCGACGGCCGTTCCGGTGAGCCCTTCCCATACCCGGTTGCGGTCGGCTACATGTACATCCTGAAGCTGCACCACCTGGTCGACGACAAGATCCACGCCCGTTCGACCGGCCCGTACTCGATGATCACCCAGCAGCCGCTCGGTGGTAAGGCGCAGTTCGGTGGTCAGCGCTTCGGTGAGATGGAGTGCTGGGCCATGCAGGCCTACGGTGCGGCGTACACGCTGCAGGAGCTGCTCACCATCAAATCCGACGACATCGCGGGACGCGTGAAGGTCTACGAGGCGATCGTCAAGGGCGAGAACATTCCGGAGCCGGGCATTCCGGAATCCTTCAAGGTGCTCCTCAAGGAACTCCAGTCGCTGTGCCTCAACGTCGAGGTGCTCTCCGCCGAAGGCGCCACGATCGAAATGCGCGATACCGACGACGACATCGACCGGGCGGCCGCGAACCTGGGCATCAACCTCTCCCGCAACGAAGCCGCCACCGTGGACGACCTACCGATCTGAGATCGCCGCACCAGGTGAGTCAGCGCGGACTCGGGTCACGGCCGGGGATAGGTTGGTCCTCGGTAGTGGTGGCTGGTGAGTGGAGGTGGCGTGACCGAACGGTCTGTTTCGCCGGTTGTTGTCGTGATGGGTGTTTCCGGCAGCGGTAAGTCCACCGTCGGCAGCCGTCTCGCCGAGGCGCTGCACGTCGACTATGCCGAGGGCGATGATTTCCATCCGGCGGCCAATGTCGCGAAGATGGCGGCCGGTATTCCGTTGACGGATGCGGACCGCGCGCCCTGGCTGGACATCGTGGCCGGATGGCTCGGTGAACACCAGGGTCGCGGCGGTGTGGTCACCTGCTCGGCGCTCAAGCGGGTCTATCGGGATCGGCTGCGGGCCGCTGCGCCGAGCGCGTTCTTCCTGCACCTGGCCGTGCCGCACGACGAACTGGCCCGCCGCATGGCCACCCGGAGCGGCCATTTCATGCCGCCGACGCTGCTCGATTCGCAGCTGGCGGCATTGGAACCGCTGGCTTCCGATGAACACGGCGTTGCCGTGGACGCGACCCGCGACCCCGCCGAGTTGATTCGGGAAGCAACGGCGGTGCTGGGACCGAGCTAGCGGATCGAATTTCGATCGGACGGGGTTCGTGGTCGGGTGATGCGCGTGGCCAACCAGATGATGGCCACGATCAGCAGTGGGACGATCAGCAGCAGAGGTATGGTCGCCGCGCCCGCGATCGGATGCAGCCAGCCCGCGACGTTGTCGCATACCGCGTCGATCAGCCCACGAGCCAACTCCGCCACTGGAGAGTGCTCGTCCGGCCCGGCAGTGGAGTGGTCCGGCCATCGGTTCACGGCAACACCCTACGACATCGGACCGTGATGTCACGTATATGCGCGCCCAGATACTCAGCAACCTCACAGCACAAAATCTGCAATCGTGTAGGTATGACGAATCGCGACTCGCCGCGTCCCGTACCGATCTGGTGCGTCGTCGCCCTGGTAGCGGTGGTGGTCGGCACCACCGCGAGCGTGCTGGGCGAGGGCGGCATCACCGCGATCGACCAGCCGGGCACGGACTGGGTGGTGCAGCGTCGCGATGGGGTTGTAACTCCGATCGCGATCGCGATCAGTGCTGTGGGCGGCACCCTGCCGATGGCCGCACTGGCCGTCGTGATGTGCCTTACACTCGCCTGGAGTGGGCGTTGGCCGGAGGCGGGGCTGGCCGGGTTCGCCACCGCGGGGTCCGGAATTCTCGTGGTGGTCGGCAAGCACCTGGTCGGCCGCACCCGACCGCCCGAGGCAGACCGTCTCGTCACCGCGACCAATCCGGCATTCCCGTCCGGGCACAGTCTCGGGTCGATCGTGGTGATCGGAGTG is part of the Nocardia sp. NBC_00565 genome and encodes:
- the rpoB gene encoding DNA-directed RNA polymerase subunit beta — encoded protein: MSVSSQTVANKNQVVAGVPGAPKRISFAKIREPLEVPGLLDVQTDSFEWLIGAPEWRTRAAARGQDNSSGGLEEVLEELSPIEDFSGSMSLSFSDPRFEEVKASIDECKDKDMTYAAPLFVTAEFINNNTGEIKSQTVFMGDFPMMTDKGTFIINGTERVVVSQLVRSPGVYFGHSVDKATEKNLHSVRVIPSRGAWLEFDIDKRDTVGVRIDRKRRQPVTVFLKALGWSAEQITERFGFSEVMMSTLEKDNTVGTDDALLDIHRKLRPGEPPTKESAQALLENLFFKEKRYDLARVGRYKMNKKLGIGTTSATVLTEEDLIATLEYLLRLHARDKTMTVPGGVEVPVDVDDIDHFGNRRLRVVGELIQNQIRIGLSRMERVVRERMTTQDVEAITPQTLINIRPVTAAIKEFFGTSQQSVFMDQNNPLSGLTNKRRLSALGPGGLSRERASLEVRDVHHSHYGRMCPIETPEGPNIGLIGYLSVYARVNPFGFIETPYRKVVGGKVTDDVDYLTADEEERFVRAQANSLVGVDGQLLEDKILVRRFGEEVESVSPAEVDYMDVSPRQMVSVATAMIPFLEHDDANRALMGANMQRQAVPLIRSEAPIVGTGMELRAAVDSGDVVVSAKGGVVEEVSADYITVMADDGTRKSYRLRKFARSNQGNCVNQRPIVDEGQTVAAGQVLADGPCTENGEMALGKNLLVAIMPWEGHNYEDAIILSQRLVEEDVLTSIHIEEHEIDARDTKLGAEEITRDIPNVSDEVLADLDERGIVRIGAEVRHGDILVGKVTPKGETELTPEERLLRAIFGEKAREVRDTSLKVPHGQSGKVIGIRVFSREDDDDLPPGVNELVRVYVAQKRKIQDGDKLAGRHGNKGVIGKILATEDMPFMPDGTPVDIILNTHGVPRRMNIGQILETHLGWIGKAGWEIQGTPDWARALPAQMQAVPANSNLATPVFDGAREEELAGLLGCTLPNRDGEVMVGADGKSTLFDGRSGEPFPYPVAVGYMYILKLHHLVDDKIHARSTGPYSMITQQPLGGKAQFGGQRFGEMECWAMQAYGAAYTLQELLTIKSDDIAGRVKVYEAIVKGENIPEPGIPESFKVLLKELQSLCLNVEVLSAEGATIEMRDTDDDIDRAAANLGINLSRNEAATVDDLPI
- a CDS encoding gluconokinase, with amino-acid sequence MGVSGSGKSTVGSRLAEALHVDYAEGDDFHPAANVAKMAAGIPLTDADRAPWLDIVAGWLGEHQGRGGVVTCSALKRVYRDRLRAAAPSAFFLHLAVPHDELARRMATRSGHFMPPTLLDSQLAALEPLASDEHGVAVDATRDPAELIREATAVLGPS